A region from the Gossypium hirsutum isolate 1008001.06 chromosome A08, Gossypium_hirsutum_v2.1, whole genome shotgun sequence genome encodes:
- the LOC107946593 gene encoding MACPF domain-containing protein CAD1, translating into MSELLNQKSSIQGKVHSGYLNSIFDLSGNWLHDATDTKTLAFDGYFISLYYLHLTAFPLVLNDRVKKSVPPHWDPAALSRFIQTYGTHIIVGMAIGGQDLICVRQNSSSTIPTSELRGYLEDLGDVMFSDGKSPSLIQRKSRDGKQKV; encoded by the exons ATGTCTGAGTTACTTAATCAGAAGTCTTCTATACAAGGAAAAGTTCATTCAGGGTATCTTAACAGTATCTTCGATTTGAGTGGAAATTGGCTTCATGATGCTACAGACACCAAAACTCTCGCTTTCGATGGTTACTTTATTTCGTTGTACTATTTACACCTTACAGCATTTCCACTTGTTCTAAACGACAGAGTTAAGAAGTCTGTTCCACCTCATTGGGATCCAGCAGCCTTGTCTAG GTTCATACAGACATATGGAACACACATAATAGTCGGCATGGCTATCGGTGGTCAAGATTTAATATGTGTCAGGCAAAACTCTTCCTCTACAATTCCTACATCCGAGCTTAGAGGGTATTTGGAGGACCTCGGAGATGTTATGTTTTCAGATGGGAAAAGCCCTTCATTAATACAGAGAAAGTCAAGAGATGGCAAACAAAAAGTATAA